A DNA window from Pseudomonas resinovorans NBRC 106553 contains the following coding sequences:
- a CDS encoding methyl-accepting chemotaxis protein: MPSTLKFSQKILLAASLVMIVAFTLFVLFNDYRQRQALNADVHASLEEVGSLATRNIKTWLEGRIQLVESLAQQLSANGQQGDPLHAALNLPVYGQRFQLTYFGGADGAMTSVPAGNRPADYDPRARGWYQAANAAQGSALTEPYVAASSQKLVITIATPVRQDGQMVGVAGADMELASIAQLLDSLKFQGHGHAFLVSAQGKVLLHPDSRYILKGIDTVYPQDTPKVQAGVSEIEVDGKTQFIAFTPLEGLPSANWYVALVLDQDAAFAMLDEVRTSAIIATLIAVAATVLLLGMLIRLLMQPLHQLGHAMRDIAEGDGDLTKRLTVQAHDEFGAVATSFNRFVERIHGSIREVSSATTQVNQVAKLVLNASNSSMSNSDEQANRTNSVAAAINELGAAAQEIARNAADASHQASSARTLAEDGRQVVERTISAMNELSGKIRASCGNIETLNSKTVNIGQILEVIKGISEQTNLLALNAAIEAARAGEAGRGFAVVADEVRNLAHRTQESAQEIQQMIEELQVGAREAVSTMTESQRYSEQSVEIANQAGERLGSVTNRIGEIDGMNQSVATATEEQTAVVDSLNMDITEINTLNQEGVENLQATLRACADLDQQAARLQQLVGSFRI, encoded by the coding sequence ATGCCCTCCACCCTGAAGTTCAGCCAGAAGATCCTGCTGGCCGCCTCGCTGGTCATGATCGTGGCCTTCACCCTCTTCGTGCTGTTCAACGACTACCGCCAGCGCCAGGCCCTGAACGCCGACGTGCACGCCTCTCTGGAAGAAGTGGGCAGCCTGGCCACCCGCAATATCAAGACCTGGCTGGAAGGTCGCATCCAGCTGGTGGAGTCCCTGGCCCAGCAGCTCTCGGCCAACGGCCAGCAGGGCGATCCGCTGCACGCCGCGCTGAATCTGCCGGTGTACGGCCAGCGCTTCCAGCTCACCTACTTCGGCGGCGCGGATGGCGCCATGACCTCGGTGCCCGCCGGCAACCGCCCCGCCGACTACGACCCGCGCGCCCGTGGCTGGTACCAGGCGGCCAACGCCGCCCAGGGCAGCGCGCTCACCGAGCCCTACGTGGCCGCGTCCTCGCAGAAACTGGTGATCACCATCGCCACCCCGGTGCGCCAGGACGGCCAGATGGTCGGCGTGGCCGGCGCCGACATGGAGCTGGCGAGCATCGCCCAGCTGCTGGATTCGCTGAAGTTCCAGGGCCACGGCCATGCCTTCCTGGTCAGCGCCCAGGGCAAGGTGCTGCTGCACCCGGACAGCCGCTACATCCTCAAGGGCATCGACACGGTCTACCCCCAGGACACCCCGAAGGTGCAGGCCGGCGTCAGCGAGATCGAGGTGGACGGCAAGACCCAGTTCATCGCCTTCACCCCGCTGGAGGGCCTGCCCTCGGCCAACTGGTACGTGGCCCTGGTGCTCGACCAGGATGCCGCCTTCGCCATGCTCGACGAAGTGCGCACCTCGGCCATCATCGCCACCCTGATCGCCGTGGCCGCCACCGTGCTGCTGCTGGGCATGCTGATCCGCCTGCTGATGCAACCGCTGCATCAGCTCGGCCACGCCATGCGCGACATCGCCGAAGGCGACGGCGACCTGACCAAGCGCCTGACCGTGCAGGCCCACGACGAATTCGGCGCCGTGGCGACCTCCTTCAACCGCTTCGTCGAGCGTATCCACGGCTCGATCCGCGAGGTGTCCTCGGCCACCACCCAGGTCAACCAGGTGGCCAAGCTGGTGCTCAACGCCTCCAACTCGTCCATGAGCAACTCCGACGAGCAGGCCAATCGCACCAACAGCGTCGCCGCGGCGATCAACGAGCTGGGCGCCGCCGCCCAGGAGATCGCCCGCAACGCCGCCGACGCCTCGCACCAGGCCTCCTCCGCGCGCACCCTGGCCGAAGACGGCCGCCAGGTGGTGGAGCGCACCATCTCGGCGATGAACGAGCTGTCCGGGAAGATCCGTGCCTCCTGCGGCAACATCGAGACCCTGAACAGCAAGACGGTGAACATCGGCCAGATCCTCGAAGTGATCAAAGGCATTTCCGAGCAGACCAACCTGCTGGCGCTCAACGCCGCCATCGAAGCGGCGCGCGCCGGGGAAGCCGGCCGTGGCTTCGCCGTGGTGGCGGATGAGGTGCGCAACCTGGCCCACCGCACCCAGGAGTCGGCCCAGGAAATCCAGCAGATGATCGAGGAACTACAGGTGGGCGCCCGCGAGGCGGTCAGCACCATGACCGAGAGCCAGCGCTACAGCGAGCAGAGCGTGGAAATCGCCAACCAGGCCGGCGAACGCCTGGGCAGCGTGACCAACCGCATCGGCGAGATCGACGGCATGAACCAGTCGGTGGCCACCGCCACCGAGGAGCAGACTGCCGTGGTCGACTCGCTGAACATGGACATCACCGAGATCAACACCCTCAACCAGGAAGGCGTGGAAAACCTCCAGGCCACCCTGCGCGCCTGCGCCGACCTCGACCAGCAGGCCGCACGCCTGCAGCAACTGGTGGGCAGCTTCCGGATCTGA
- the ald gene encoding alanine dehydrogenase, translating into MRIGVPKEIKNHEYRVGLTPQSVAELTRLGHDVWVETRAGAAIGFDDEDYRAAGAKVASSAGEVFEQAQLIVKVKEPLTQERARLRPEQTLFTYLHLAPDRPQTEELIACGATCIAYETVTDSHGRLPLLAPMSEVAGRMSIQAGASCLEKARGGRGVLLGGVPGVAPGKIVVLGGGVVGTHALAMAVGLGADVSVLDKNVDALRRLDALYGNRITTLYSTHATVREQVLAADLVIGGVLIPGAAAPKLVSAEMVARMQEGAVLVDVAIDQGGCAETSRATTHAEPTYVVDGVVHYCVANMPGAVARTSTLALNNATLPFVIALAQKGTRRALEDDLHLRHGLNVAKGRLTNGSVAAAHHMEYVHLEEMLKQL; encoded by the coding sequence ATGCGTATCGGAGTGCCAAAGGAGATCAAGAACCACGAATACCGGGTCGGCCTGACCCCGCAATCAGTGGCCGAATTGACCCGCCTCGGGCATGACGTCTGGGTTGAAACCAGGGCGGGCGCCGCCATCGGCTTCGACGACGAGGATTACCGCGCGGCCGGTGCCAAGGTGGCCAGCAGCGCCGGGGAGGTCTTCGAGCAGGCCCAACTGATCGTCAAGGTCAAGGAACCCCTGACCCAGGAACGCGCGCGACTGCGCCCCGAGCAGACCCTCTTCACCTACCTGCACCTGGCACCCGACCGGCCCCAGACCGAAGAACTGATCGCCTGCGGCGCCACCTGCATCGCCTACGAGACCGTCACCGACAGCCATGGTCGCCTGCCCCTGCTGGCGCCCATGTCGGAAGTGGCCGGACGCATGTCGATCCAGGCCGGCGCCAGCTGCCTGGAAAAAGCCCGTGGAGGCCGTGGCGTATTGCTCGGCGGCGTGCCGGGCGTGGCACCGGGCAAGATCGTGGTGCTCGGCGGCGGCGTAGTGGGCACCCATGCCCTGGCCATGGCGGTGGGCCTGGGCGCCGATGTCAGCGTGCTGGACAAGAACGTCGATGCGCTGCGCCGGCTCGATGCCCTCTACGGCAATCGCATCACCACCCTCTACTCCACCCACGCTACCGTGCGCGAACAGGTGCTGGCGGCGGACCTGGTGATCGGCGGCGTGCTGATTCCCGGCGCGGCGGCACCCAAGTTGGTCAGCGCGGAAATGGTGGCGCGCATGCAGGAAGGCGCGGTGCTGGTGGACGTGGCCATCGACCAGGGCGGCTGCGCGGAAACCTCGCGGGCCACCACCCATGCCGAGCCCACCTATGTAGTCGATGGCGTGGTGCACTACTGCGTGGCGAACATGCCCGGCGCCGTGGCGCGCACCTCCACCCTGGCGCTGAACAACGCCACCCTGCCCTTCGTCATCGCCCTGGCGCAGAAAGGCACCCGCCGCGCCCTGGAAGACGACCTGCACCTGCGCCACGGCCTCAACGTGGCCAAGGGGCGCCTCACCAATGGCAGCGTCGCCGCCGCGCACCACATGGAGTACGTGCACCTGGAGGAGATGCTGAAACAGCTGTGA
- a CDS encoding slipin family protein yields the protein MAVPLSFATLLFLAIVLAASAIRVLREYERGVVFQLGRFWMVKGPGLVLIIPAIQQMVRVDLRTVVLDVPPQDVISRDNVSVKVNAVVYFRVLDPQRAIIQVENFLMATSQLAQTTLRAVLGKHELDEMLAERERLNVDIQQALDAQTDAWGIKVSNVEIKHVDLNESMIRAIARQAEAERERRAKVIHAEGELQASEKLMQAAEMLSRQPGAMQLRYMQTLGSIATDKTNTIVFPMPVELLGGIHRSEKKDQGE from the coding sequence ATGGCTGTTCCCCTGAGTTTTGCCACCCTCCTGTTCCTGGCCATCGTGCTGGCGGCTTCGGCCATCCGCGTCCTGCGCGAGTACGAGCGGGGCGTGGTGTTCCAGCTCGGGCGCTTCTGGATGGTCAAGGGACCGGGGCTGGTGCTGATCATCCCGGCCATCCAGCAGATGGTGCGGGTGGACCTGCGCACCGTGGTGCTGGATGTGCCGCCCCAGGACGTCATCTCCCGCGACAACGTCTCGGTGAAGGTCAACGCGGTGGTCTACTTCCGCGTGCTAGACCCCCAGCGCGCCATCATCCAGGTGGAGAATTTCCTCATGGCCACCAGCCAGCTCGCCCAGACCACCCTGCGCGCGGTGCTCGGCAAGCACGAGTTGGACGAGATGCTCGCCGAGCGCGAACGCCTCAACGTCGATATCCAGCAGGCCCTGGACGCCCAGACCGACGCCTGGGGGATCAAGGTCTCCAACGTCGAGATCAAGCACGTCGACCTCAATGAATCCATGATCCGCGCCATCGCCCGCCAGGCCGAGGCGGAGCGCGAGCGGCGGGCCAAGGTGATCCACGCCGAAGGCGAGCTGCAGGCCTCGGAAAAGCTCATGCAAGCGGCGGAAATGCTCAGCCGCCAGCCCGGCGCCATGCAGCTGCGCTACATGCAGACCCTGGGCTCGATCGCCACCGACAAGACCAACACCATCGTCTTCCCCATGCCAGTGGAGTTGCTCGGCGGCATCCACAGGAGCGAAAAAAAGGACCAGGGAGAGTGA
- a CDS encoding homocysteine S-methyltransferase family protein, with product MAQFRGALPQLQGELFLTDGGIETTLVFHEGIALPDFAAFVLLNYPDGQEALRKYFLSYCAIARQYGTGLILESPTWRANPDWANHLGFTPQGLADANRQAIALLQALRSEVGGEAGSANIPIVISGCIGPRGDGYIPDDVMDPFQAQQYHSEQIGIFAETAADMITALTMNYADEAVGIALAARDAHMPVVIAFTVETDGRLPTGQGLLEAIEAVDSATASYPAYYMINCAHPDHFEAVLTPSNRRVQRIRGLRANASRKSHAELNDAVALDSGDPAELGAQYARLRQRLPQINVMGGCCGTDQRHIEQIAKACKPLFHAAL from the coding sequence ATGGCCCAGTTTCGCGGCGCCCTGCCACAGCTGCAGGGCGAACTCTTCCTTACCGATGGCGGCATCGAGACCACCCTGGTCTTCCACGAGGGCATCGCCCTGCCGGACTTCGCCGCCTTCGTGCTGCTCAACTACCCCGATGGCCAGGAAGCCCTGCGCAAGTACTTCCTCAGCTACTGCGCCATCGCCCGCCAGTACGGCACCGGCCTGATCCTGGAAAGCCCCACCTGGCGCGCCAACCCTGACTGGGCCAATCACCTTGGCTTCACGCCCCAGGGCTTGGCCGACGCCAACCGCCAGGCCATCGCCCTGCTCCAGGCACTGCGCAGCGAAGTGGGCGGTGAAGCGGGCAGCGCCAACATCCCCATCGTGATCAGCGGCTGCATCGGCCCCCGGGGCGACGGCTACATCCCGGACGACGTCATGGACCCCTTCCAGGCCCAGCAATACCACAGCGAACAGATCGGCATATTCGCCGAGACCGCCGCCGATATGATCACCGCCCTCACCATGAACTACGCCGACGAAGCCGTGGGCATCGCCCTGGCGGCCCGGGACGCGCACATGCCCGTGGTAATCGCCTTCACCGTGGAAACCGACGGCAGGCTGCCCACCGGCCAGGGCCTGCTGGAGGCCATCGAGGCCGTCGACAGCGCCACCGCTTCCTACCCCGCCTACTACATGATCAATTGCGCCCACCCGGACCATTTCGAGGCTGTGCTGACGCCGAGCAATCGCCGGGTGCAACGCATACGCGGTCTGCGCGCCAACGCCTCGCGCAAGAGCCACGCCGAGCTGAACGATGCCGTCGCCCTGGACAGCGGCGACCCCGCGGAACTGGGGGCCCAGTACGCCCGGCTACGCCAGCGCCTGCCACAGATCAATGTCATGGGCGGCTGTTGCGGCACCGACCAGCGCCATATCGAGCAGATCGCCAAGGCGTGCAAGCCGCTGTTCCACGCCGCTCTCTAA
- a CDS encoding nodulation protein NfeD: MIRWLLGRLLCLALLAPGPLLAAASVTVLTVDGPIGPATADYLTRGIQRAEADKAQLVVIQIDTPGGLDTSMRSIIKAILASPVPVASFVAPSGARAASAGTYILYASHIAAMAPGTNLGAATPVQIGGMPGQPQGDKPAADKDEKSKDDKAKPADDQETLTRKQVNDAAAYIRGLAQMRGRNATWAERAVRESVSLSASDAQHLKVVDLLARDIPDLLRQLDGRTLEVAGQKITLATAGAPLVQREPDWRARILAVIANPSVALILMMIGVYGLIFEFSNPGSAVGGVVGGICLILALYALQLMPVNFAGVALILLGILFMVAEAFMPSFGIIGFGGIAAFVVGAVILIDTDVPGYGIPLALIITIALASALVIFAILAMALRARRKALVSGDAGLVGSEATLLEQTLDDPRSGWVQLQGERWQVRSAQPLKSGQRVRVLARNGLMLDVTADDRPPQGD; this comes from the coding sequence ATGATCCGCTGGCTGCTCGGCCGGCTCCTGTGTCTGGCCCTGCTGGCGCCCGGCCCCCTGCTGGCCGCCGCAAGCGTCACGGTGCTGACCGTGGACGGTCCGATCGGCCCGGCCACGGCCGATTACCTGACCCGTGGCATCCAACGCGCCGAGGCCGACAAGGCGCAGTTGGTGGTCATCCAGATCGACACCCCCGGCGGCCTCGACACCTCCATGCGCAGCATCATCAAGGCGATCCTCGCCAGCCCGGTGCCGGTGGCGAGCTTCGTCGCCCCCAGTGGAGCGCGCGCCGCCAGCGCCGGCACCTACATCCTCTACGCCAGCCATATCGCCGCCATGGCGCCCGGTACCAACCTGGGCGCGGCGACGCCGGTGCAAATCGGCGGCATGCCCGGCCAACCGCAAGGCGACAAGCCGGCCGCCGACAAGGACGAAAAATCCAAGGACGACAAGGCCAAGCCGGCGGATGACCAGGAAACCCTCACCCGCAAGCAGGTCAACGATGCCGCCGCCTATATCCGTGGCCTGGCGCAAATGCGCGGGCGCAACGCGACCTGGGCCGAGCGGGCGGTGCGCGAGTCGGTCAGCCTGTCCGCCAGCGATGCCCAGCACCTGAAGGTGGTGGACCTGCTGGCCCGTGACATCCCCGACCTGCTCCGCCAACTGGATGGCCGCACCCTGGAAGTCGCCGGGCAGAAGATCACCCTGGCCACCGCCGGTGCGCCGCTGGTGCAGCGTGAGCCGGACTGGCGCGCGCGGATCCTGGCGGTCATCGCCAACCCCAGCGTGGCGCTGATCCTGATGATGATCGGCGTCTACGGGCTGATCTTCGAATTCTCCAACCCGGGCAGCGCGGTCGGCGGCGTGGTCGGCGGCATCTGCCTGATCCTCGCGCTCTACGCCTTGCAGCTGATGCCGGTGAACTTCGCCGGGGTCGCGCTGATCCTGCTCGGCATCCTGTTCATGGTGGCGGAAGCCTTCATGCCCAGTTTCGGCATCATCGGCTTCGGCGGCATCGCCGCGTTCGTGGTAGGCGCGGTGATCCTGATCGACACCGACGTGCCCGGCTACGGCATCCCCCTCGCACTGATCATCACCATCGCGCTGGCCAGCGCGCTGGTGATCTTCGCCATTCTCGCCATGGCCCTGCGCGCCCGGCGAAAAGCCCTGGTCAGCGGCGACGCCGGCCTGGTGGGCAGCGAGGCCACCCTGCTCGAACAGACCCTGGACGACCCGCGCAGTGGCTGGGTGCAATTGCAGGGCGAGCGCTGGCAGGTACGCAGCGCCCAGCCCCTGAAGAGCGGCCAGCGCGTGCGTGTGCTGGCGCGCAACGGACTGATGCTGGACGTGACGGCGGACGACCGACCGCCCCAAGGAGACTGA